TTTGCCGGCATCTCTTCGGCTGTGCGCCGGTAGACGACATAGACGTCTCTTGCCCCAAGGCGCACAGCGAGGCGCGCTGCATCAATTGCGACGTTGCCGCCCCCTATTATTGCGACTCTCTCGCCCACGTGCACCTCTTCACCCAGGTTCACCTTGCGCAAAAAGTCGATGCCGAGCAACACCCCCTCAGAATCCTCACCCGGAATATTCAACCGTATGTTGCCATGGGCGCCGAGGGCCAGGAAGACTGACTTGTAGCCTTGCTGCAGGAGGTCCTGAACGGTGAAGTCCCTGCCGAGAGCCTTATTGAGCTGGATGTCCACGTTGTGCTGCCTGATGAAGCGGACATCGTATTCGATTATCTCAGGAGGCAGGCGAAAGTCAGGAATACCGACAGCCAGCATTCCGCCCACCACAGGCAGGGCCTCAAAAACGTTGACCTGGTAGCCACGCCTCCCAAGGTGGTATGCGCAATTGAGCCCGGCAGGTCCCGCCCCCACCACGGCCACCCGTTCTTTTTTCGCCTTTTCGATGAACGTCGGGGGCGGCATTTTGCCCTGCTTCATTTCCCAGTCGGCGGCGTACCTCTTCAAAGCGCATATTGCAATCGGCTCATCTACCTCTCCCCGCTTGCACATTTTTTCGCACGGGTGATTGCACACACGGCCGATAACACCCGGAAGTGGCATATTGAGGCGTATCAGGCTCAGAGCCTCTTCGTACCGCTTGGCGCCGATAAGTGAGACATAACCGACCGCGTCCACGCGGCACGGACACGTGTTTTCACACGGCGCAAAGGTGAGCGACTCACAGCTGCCAGCCGGACAATATTTGTTTCGTATGTGTGTTACGTACTCCTCCCTGAAGTGGCGGATGGTCGAGAGCACTGGATTGGGGCAGCTCTGACCGAGTCCGCAGAGAGAGGCATCCTTTATGCTCTCGCCCATGTCCTCCAGCAGCTCGATGTCGCCCTCCTGTCCTTCGCCCCGTGTAATACGAGTCAGGATCTCGAGCATACGTTTTGTGCCTATGCGGCAGGGGACGCACTTTCCGCACGACTCGTCTTCTGTAAACGCAAGGAAGAAGCGGGCGATGTCCACCATGCACGTCCTCTCGTCCATGACGATCATTCCGCCTGAACCCATCATGGATCCCGCCTGCGTCAATGATTCATAGTCAATAGGCAGATCGAGGTACTTGGGCGGCAGGCAGCCGCCCGACGGACCGCCCATCTGCGCTGCTTTAAAGAGGCGGCCATTGGGTATGCCTCCGCCGATCTCATAGATGACCTTTCGCAGGGTGGTACCCATGGGCACTTCCACCAGCCCGGTATTGTTGATCTTGCCTGTCAGGGAGAAGATCTTTGTGCCTTTGCTCCCTTCTGTGCCTACGGACGCGTAGGCCTTTGCGCCCTCGAGAATGATTGAGCGGACATTTGCATAGGTCTCCACATTGTTGATGTTTGTAGGCTTGCCCCAGAGGCCTGCGACCGCAGGAAAGGGCGGGCGCGCCCGAGGCATGCCGCGCTTGCCCTCAATGGATGCAAGGAGTGCTGTTTCTTCCCCGCAGACGAACGCTCCTGCACCCTCTTTGATTTTCAGGTGAAAGTTGAAACCGGAACCGAGGACATCGTCGCCAAGCAGGCCGAGACTCTCCGCATCCGCGATTGCTTTCTTGAGGTTCTCGACTGCGAGAGGGTATTCGGCTCTGACGTAGACGTAGCCGCTTGCCGCTCCAATAGCATAAGCGGCGACAATCATACCTTCGAGTACGAGATGCGGATTACCCTCGAGGACGCTTCTGTCCATGAACGCGCCGGGGTCGCCCTCGTCAGCGTTACAGACTATATATTTCACGTCTCCGGGAGAACTGCGCGTGAAGCGCCATTTCCTGCCGGTCGGAAAACCTGCACCGCCCCGTCCGCGAAGGCCCGCCTTCTCCACCTCCTCGATCACCTCTTCGGGTGACATACGGGTCAGTGCCTTGCCGATAGCAGCATAGCCG
This DNA window, taken from Syntrophorhabdales bacterium, encodes the following:
- a CDS encoding FAD-dependent oxidoreductase, yielding MESKLKSDTDLSKFREEILSERDPNKPCITVCGGTGCRAWGGGEVRQMFTEEIEKQGLAGKVDVLPTGCHGFCERGPVVVILPQEIFYQSVTVNDVPEIVSETLVGGRVIQRLLYVNPLTDKAVIYDHEVPFYKHQMRRVFSDNGRIDPTSIRDYIAHDGYAAIGKALTRMSPEEVIEEVEKAGLRGRGGAGFPTGRKWRFTRSSPGDVKYIVCNADEGDPGAFMDRSVLEGNPHLVLEGMIVAAYAIGAASGYVYVRAEYPLAVENLKKAIADAESLGLLGDDVLGSGFNFHLKIKEGAGAFVCGEETALLASIEGKRGMPRARPPFPAVAGLWGKPTNINNVETYANVRSIILEGAKAYASVGTEGSKGTKIFSLTGKINNTGLVEVPMGTTLRKVIYEIGGGIPNGRLFKAAQMGGPSGGCLPPKYLDLPIDYESLTQAGSMMGSGGMIVMDERTCMVDIARFFLAFTEDESCGKCVPCRIGTKRMLEILTRITRGEGQEGDIELLEDMGESIKDASLCGLGQSCPNPVLSTIRHFREEYVTHIRNKYCPAGSCESLTFAPCENTCPCRVDAVGYVSLIGAKRYEEALSLIRLNMPLPGVIGRVCNHPCEKMCKRGEVDEPIAICALKRYAADWEMKQGKMPPPTFIEKAKKERVAVVGAGPAGLNCAYHLGRRGYQVNVFEALPVVGGMLAVGIPDFRLPPEIIEYDVRFIRQHNVDIQLNKALGRDFTVQDLLQQGYKSVFLALGAHGNIRLNIPGEDSEGVLLGIDFLRKVNLGEEVHVGERVAIIGGGNVAIDAARLAVRLGARDVYVVYRRTAEEMPANPEELEEAEDERIHMMYLLAPTRIIPHGGKVKGLECIRMELGDYDETGRRRPSPIRGSKFVLDVDTVIPEVGYAPELSGLPYKDGFRTRRNGTIQVDPITLETHIPGVFAGGDVNIGPSTVVQAMAEGYEGAQSIDRYLKGQDLRKDRVYRALRRADVPKYDGDGKQEEGAQPRARMAYLGVGRRIRSFSEVNLGFVEEAALMEARRCLRCDLEH